Proteins encoded by one window of Cucurbita pepo subsp. pepo cultivar mu-cu-16 chromosome LG14, ASM280686v2, whole genome shotgun sequence:
- the LOC111810665 gene encoding gamma carbonic anhydrase 1, mitochondrial-like, whose amino-acid sequence MGTLGKAIYTVGFWIRETGQALDRLGCRLQGSCYFQEQLSRHRTLMNIFDKAPVVDKDAFVAPSASIIGDVQVGRGSSIWYGCVLRGDVNSISVGSGTNIQDNSLVHVAKSNLSGKVLPTIIGDNVTVGHSAVLHGCTIEDEAFVGMGATLLDGVFIEKHAMVAAGALVRQNTRIPCGEVWGGNPAKFLRKLTEEEMAFISQSAINYSNLSQVHAAENVKSFDEIEFEKVLRKKFARRDEEYDSMLGVVRETPPELILPDNILANKVPKSS is encoded by the exons ATGGGAACATTGGGAAAGGCAATTTACACCGTTGGATTCTGGATCCGGGAGACCGGCCAAGCCCTCGATCGTCTTGGTTGCCGCCTCCAAGGGAGTTGCTACTTTCAAGAACAAC TATCTAGGCATAGGACGCTCATGAACATATTTGACAAGGCTCCTGTGGTTGACAAGGATGCATTTGTGGCGCCTAGTGCATCTATCATTGGTGATGTGCAGGTGGGACGGGGTTCCTCCATTTGGTATGGGTGTGTTTTGAGAG GTGATGTTAACAGCATTAGTGTTGGTTCCGGGACCAACATACAAGACAACTCTTTAGTTCACGTAGCAAAATCCAATTTGAGTGGAAAGGTTTTACCAACGATCATTGGAGATAATGTTACTGTTG GTCACAGTGCCGTGTTACATGGATGTACTATTGAGGACGAGGCATTTGTGGGGATGGGAGCGACATTGCTTGATGGAGTCTTCATCGAAAAACATGCAATGGTTGCTGCTGGAGCACTTGTGAGGCAGAATACAAGGATCCCATGCGGAGAG GTATGGGGAGGCAATCCGGCCAAATTCCTGAGGAAGCTTACAGAAGAAGAGATGGCCTTTATCTCCCAGTCAGCCATTAATTATTCCAACTTATCACAGGTTCATGCAGCTGAAAACGTAAAGAGCTTTGACGAAATTGAATTCGAAAAGGTTCTTCGCAAGAAGTTTGCTCGTCGTGATGAAGAGTATGATTCAATGCTGGGCGTTGTTCGTGAAACCCCCCCAGAGCTCATTCTTCCAGATAATATACTGGCCAACAAAGTACCAAAATCTTCTTAA
- the LOC111810663 gene encoding uncharacterized protein LOC111810663 translates to MATEEELDLSALKTQLSETNGTWKHEMERRQSEVDVLQARLMEAKACIEGSEDDSRKELEVLWRRVKTTSSLLTYLKSKARMLAIPHLAHSSCGIKHLEGVGLVDKSGIPLSGWSKSIDLSSFDGTEEESLVGIGKPCGLLDEQDAAYIGQILKSVQMVSDVMEALVKRVILAELETAEEKEKVHLGQEEIKKKSIQIENMSSKLEEMEQFSVGTNGILNEMKQRVEDLVEETCRQRQRAAENEQELCRVKRDFESLKSYVSSLITVRETLLSSEKQFQTIERLFERLVAKTTQLEGEKVQKEVEVQKLMEENVRLSALLDKKEAQLVAMNEQCKVMALSASHI, encoded by the exons ATGGCCACAGAGGAAGAACTTGATCTATCAGCTTTGAAAACTCAGCTCAGTGAAACAAATGGAACTTGGAAGCATGAAATGGAAAGGCGCCAATCCGAAGTAGATGTGTTGCAAGCAAGGCTTATGGAGGCAAAGGCTTGTATAGAAGGGTCTGAGGATGACTCGAGAAAGGAGCTAGAGGTTCTCTGGCGACGAGTTAAGACAACTTCTTCATTGTTGACGTACTTGAAATCGAAAGCGAGAATGTTGGCGATACCCCATTTGGCTCACTCTTCATGTGGTATTAAGCATTTAGAAGGGGTAGGATTAGTTGACAAAAGCGGAATACCGCTGTCTGGTTGGTCTAAGAGTATCGATCTTTCTTCATTCGACGGTACTGAAGAGGAATCCTTGGTTGGTATTGGCAAGCCATGTGGTTTATTGGATGAACAAGATGCTGCATATATCGGTCAAATACTTAAGTCTGTTCAGATGGTTTCAGATGTAATGGAAGCACTTGTCAAGAGGGTTATTTTGGCAGAATTGGAAACTGctgaagagaaggaaaaggttcATTTGGGTCAGgaggaaattaaaaagaaatcaattcAGATTGAAAACATGTCCTCAAAACTGGAGGAAATGGAACAATTTTCTGTGGGTACTAATGGGATTCTAAATGAAATGAAGCAGAGAGTCGAGGATCTGGTCGAAGAAACGTGTAGACAGAGGCAAAGAGCTGCTGAAAATGAGCAGGAACTATGTCGTGTTAAGCGGGACTTCGAGTCTTTGAAATCATATGTCAGTAGTCTCATTACTgttagagaaacacttttgtCATCAGAAAAACAGTTTCAGACAATCGAGCGGCTCTTCGAACG GCTAGTTGCTAAAACCACTCAATTGGAGGGTGAGAAAGTGCAGAAAGAAGTAGAAGTCCAGAAACTCATGGAAGAAAACGTGAGGTTGAGTGCCCTTCTTGACAAGAAGGAGGCTCAACTTGTAGCCATGAATGAACAATGCAAGGTAATGGCCTTGAGTGCTTCACATATTTAA